From the genome of Maridesulfovibrio bastinii DSM 16055:
ATTGCAAAATCGGGCAGGCCGATTAAGATTCGATCCATAAATTGATCTCCTTTCTTTGGTCGGAAATTTGATCAATTTATAGGGCATATCGAGTCGGTTCGGTATGCCTTTCTTTTTATCGGATTATCCTATCGCCCCTTTCTTTGAGGTAGAGCCGAGAATTTTGGGTGGAGAATTTTGGCAGGAGCGGAAGTTCCCGGAGCTGGATAATGGGGGCTGGTTGTTGGACTTCGGTTGACCGAAGTTTTGATCTATCCAGTTGTTTTGTAATGCGATAACGGCGTGGTTGGTTACGCTGGTGAAGCACATCTGCCGTTCAAAAAATAAAAAGGACTCCTCCTGAAACAACATCGTCTCAAAAGGAGTCCGATCTACTACATGAAGAATTTACCTATCAGCCAGAAGAGCAAGATCACCCCACCAATTTTGATGAGGTTCATAATTGCTGCTCCAGCTGTCAACTTAGCTCCGCAATTGAAACAAGTTTGTGACTTCAACAGGTTCTCTTCACCGCATTTGTGGCACTTCTTAGTTTGCATTTGTAATCTCCTTTTAGATGGTAATATATGTCTAAAATAATTAAACAAAAAATCATTCATCTTCAGGAAGACAAATAGCCAGACACGGTTTTCCGTCATCGTCTGCCCCGAGTATTGCTAATACTTTTATTTTTTCAAGTCGTCCCGGTCCCATCAAATACAGCACATCAAACAATACGTGTATTCCGTCCCAATGGGCTGAAGCAGCAGCCTTGAATAGCATCAATGTGTCATGGAGTCTGCCAGTGGTTGATTGGCCTTCGCCTTCAAGTCCTTTTGGTGGTTCAATGTATTGATGGTAGAGATTGCTTGAGATTGCGTCTGGGATCTTGAGTTCGCTATCTTCTTTAGGAATAGGAATTAAAACACCATCAGCTATTGCCTGTGTTCTGGTATAGGCGTACAGAAGTTCAAAGTCGTCGAAATCCATAAATACTCCTTCAGAATTAAAATTGGTTGAAATCTGAAGGTTATCCTCGGCTTGAAGATGTAGTCACGGACGAATTGTCAGTCCCGGTCCAGTGCTGAGTGTGAATGAGTTTGTTTTTAATTGGGAGATGCAATGGGACAACCTAGGAATATTTCATATGATTTATTAAAAGTAAGTGCGCTTTTGAGTATAACTTTTTTTCATGTATGGCGATTTATTGGTAAGCCTACGTTGGATATATACCTTGACCCTTGGGAGATATGCAGGAGGGGGTTTATTGGGGTTGAAATTTGTCTTGTTGTTACTATTTTTCTTATTAACAGTAGGATACAGAAAAACAGTAATGATATATTGAAAACATATTCTGGAATATGGAAAGGCTTTGCTACAAATTTTTATCCTCAATACGTCGTCGCTGTAGGAGTATGGAATTTGTTGCTTATATATGGAGTGACCAATAAGTCGCATAACATTTGGGACAATATAACGCATCTGACAATGACTCATACATTGTTTGAACAAACGTTTTTTAAAGTGTCCGGGACATTATGGTATGCTGGGGTTTATGCCCAAGTTTTGATTCTAGTCCCAATCCTATTGTTTGTTTTTCACGCTATAAAAAATCCAGTATTAAGAATAATAATGCTATTGTTTATGCTCCTGTCTGGTTTTGTTAGCAATTACTATGGTACTTCAAGAATCTTAACGTGGAGTGTTTTGTCTTATATGCCACTCGTTTCATTTTGCATAATCTGTGAATTTGTGCAGACTAGTATAAAAGACAGATACAAATATATTTTAGGGCTGGGTACGTTGTTGTCTTGTCTATGTATTTTCTATAGTAAACCATCTTTTTTGAAGCAAGAATTATACGATATGATGGTTGCGGCCCTTTTTGTATTTTCTGTTGTCAGTTTCGAGCCCTTATTAAAAAGATTAAATGATAGCATTAAGTCAATATTACTTCATGTTTCAAGTTTGTCGATATTGTTGTTTTTTTACAATTATATATTTTATGCAGCAAAAAAAGCAGAACATAGCGGCATTGTTGGCTTGTTGATATATAGCGTCTTCGTCTATGTTTTTTGCTTTTTATTTGGCTTTATATACAACAAGCTCGCAAACGTGGTAATTGCTATTGGCAACTCTCACAGAAAGTATGGCAAAGTGTAACAAAATGGCACTAAAATCTGGTCAACCAAATTGGTCAACCGGGGCCTTTAACACGCCTCCAACATCACTGATTTTTTGTTGACCGGGAAAAAATAAATTCAATAATTCTGGAGCTTGAAGACGAATCTCCTTGCATGGCATTCAAGAGGCCGTGGGTTCAATTCCCTCCAGCTCGACTATATATTCCAGTCGTTACAATAAAATTTGTAGATCCTTTTTCCATATTATGGATATCAACTAGGTTGTACGGTGCTAATAAAAAGTTGTAGAGCCAACATATGCATTTAATACTTGTTACTGAAATATGGGGTAAGACCCGTTATGTGGATGCATTGGCTGCCGAGCTTGAGAGGATGGTGAGCGGTATTTCTGTGGTTGATCCTTATGACGGGGTTGCTATTGATTTTTCCTGTGAAGAGGCGGCTTATGACCATTATCTTAAGGCATGCGGGCATAAGGCTTATGCTGCCAAGCTTGCTCAGGAAGTGTCCAAGATTGACAGCCCGACTTTACTGATTGGCTTTAGTGCCGGAGCTACAGCTGTCTGGTCCGTTGTTTGTGAAAGCTGCTTTGTAGCTGTTAATAGGGCCATCTGTTTCTATGGTTCTGGGATACGATTAATGCAGGATAGGAATCCTGAAGTTAATACTGATTTAATTTTTCCAAATCATGAACCTCATTATAACGTTGATGAAATTATTGATAATTTGCAGTGTATAAATTTGGTTGAATGCCATAAAGCTGATTATGGGCATGGTTTTATGAATCAGTTATCGGTAAATTATAATGAAAAAGCATACCAGCAGTGGACTCATTGGATTAAAAATAAAATTTCTTTACTGCTTACTGATTGTCATCGTTAATTAAATATCATTTTGAATTAGTCTTTATAATTTGTATTCATAAAATTTTTAGTCACTCCTTTGCTGCAACAAAAAATAAACTGAGAAATGATGACTATTACAAGTCATTTTTTTATTTTTAAATACACATAGCTGTATTTAATGTGCTTGCGCTATTTTTATAAAGATATTAAATATTTGAAACCGTGTTTCACTTTAGCTGAGCATGGGTATCAATTATAAGGTTATCATGATATTTGAAAATATATGAGCACACTATGCTATCGGAATAGTTATATATCTATTCTGTATTATAATTAAGATGTATATAAAACCGAATAATTATCTATAAATCATAAACTCAAAATGAAAAAAGAATTAGCAACTTCCATCTATCAGTATTCTTTTCCGGATGATCTCCAGATTCCTGAACAGGCTGATGACTGTATTTTTATCCCGTGCATGGCATTGAATGATCATGTGGTATTTTTTCTTGTCGATTTCAAAACAAAAAAAATTGTCGCTATTGATACAGACCTTTCCGAAGAGATGACCCGTCTTCGTAAAGATACCGAGAAATATCATGTAGATTCTATGAGTCCTCATCGGATGCCTTTCGATACGCTTATGTATTCAGTTTCTACGCCACATCAGGGAGAACAGTACGGTCAGGTCATAACTGTAGCGTTCACCTCAGTAGATTTTTTTGCTTTAATCGATCTGAGTACATTGAAAGTTTATTGTGTTTTTGATGAAAGTAAAAAAGAGAAATGGGTTTATTCCTCCACCAATCAGATTCAAAACGGTAAAATGTATGCCTCAAGATGGCGGTTTAAGGATATGTACAAGGAGGACATAACTTTGAACCGTAGCGTCGATCTGGAAATTCTTTATTATGATATTGATGAGGATAAATTTCACCTGATTGATACAATTGAAGGTATTGACCATATCCATACGACAAATATTTCTCCAAACAGTCGTTTTCTTCTTCTTGTCCAGATGACAATGGATTCAGTGCTCGATTCTCCTGATCTTGCTAAGGAATCAAAAGAAAGACAGCTGGAAATTCAAGAGGCTGGGCTGGTAAACGGTAATTGCTATATTTATGATCTGGAGGCCAAAAAGGTTACCTCCATGGAGTCGATTCCCTACAGTCCCGCGCATGCGGAATTTGAGCACGAGAATTCGGACTATTTCTATCTTTCGCAGCACAATCTCGGACTAATGGGGCGTAACAACAGCCTGTACAGTTTCGGACCTGCTATAGTTTGTAGATATCGACTGACAGAAGATGGTAAAATGGAACGGCTGGAGCAGTTTTATGATGTTGAAACTGTAAGAATTCCGGGGCATATCCTTTTTAGTTACGAGGGTATGAATTTTATGGTTATGCCGTCCCCTCCATTGCAGATTCTCATGATTAATCGTGACACTATGTCCGTTTATAAAAAAATCCAACTCCGT
Proteins encoded in this window:
- a CDS encoding DUF6573 family protein, which codes for MDFDDFELLYAYTRTQAIADGVLIPIPKEDSELKIPDAISSNLYHQYIEPPKGLEGEGQSTTGRLHDTLMLFKAAASAHWDGIHVLFDVLYLMGPGRLEKIKVLAILGADDDGKPCLAICLPEDE
- a CDS encoding zinc-ribbon domain-containing protein encodes the protein MQTKKCHKCGEENLLKSQTCFNCGAKLTAGAAIMNLIKIGGVILLFWLIGKFFM